The Candidatus Poribacteria bacterium genome includes a region encoding these proteins:
- a CDS encoding phytanoyl-CoA dioxygenase family protein: MTGEEKFAVDLEGYLVIKNVLTDDEVAEMNAIIDKGDLQGPPSLWGEPFRRLIDHPNILPYLIEMLGPHVRLDHDYALFMEKGQGRGGLHGGEDGGRAGGGVGDHWYKYRDGHMRNGLSVMTYNLMDAPAGAGGFACIPASHKCNFPTDLPTDVRRFERPAHYVVQPPLEAGDVLFFTEALIHGTMPWTAEHQRRSLLYKYSPGHSAWSEHYYDISKYEGLTEQQKRMLLPPSVGRRPPVIEAG; this comes from the coding sequence ATGACTGGTGAAGAAAAATTTGCAGTGGATCTCGAGGGTTACCTCGTCATAAAGAACGTGCTGACCGACGATGAAGTCGCTGAGATGAACGCTATCATCGACAAAGGCGACCTCCAGGGACCACCGAGTCTCTGGGGTGAACCGTTCAGGAGACTCATCGATCACCCGAACATCTTGCCGTATCTCATCGAAATGCTGGGTCCACATGTCCGACTCGACCACGACTACGCCCTCTTCATGGAGAAAGGGCAAGGGCGCGGTGGATTACACGGCGGCGAGGACGGCGGACGCGCCGGTGGAGGTGTCGGGGACCACTGGTATAAATACCGAGATGGACACATGCGCAACGGACTGTCCGTGATGACATACAATCTGATGGATGCACCAGCGGGAGCGGGCGGATTTGCCTGTATCCCAGCGAGCCACAAGTGCAATTTCCCGACAGACCTCCCAACAGACGTGCGACGTTTCGAGCGTCCGGCACACTATGTCGTCCAACCACCACTCGAAGCCGGGGACGTGCTGTTTTTCACCGAAGCACTCATCCACGGGACGATGCCGTGGACAGCGGAACACCAACGCCGTTCCCTCCTCTATAAATACAGTCCGGGACACTCGGCATGGTCGGAACACTATTACGACATCAGTAAATACGAAGGGTTGACGGAACAACAGAAACGGATGCTCCTGCCGCCGTCCGTCGGTAGAAGACCCCCGGTTATTGAGGCAGGTTAG
- a CDS encoding DEAD/DEAH box helicase, which produces MSDLNIKPTHKPIKTYYAELEKYAQLGEENEGTVRAAFQNLLQHYCHQSDFTLLCEKTRAADDTTTQGGYRHIRPDGEVVDAFGLPHGYWEAKDTQDDLHSEASKKFAAGYPSKNIVVQSPTHALLYQDGQLQLDVDITDPRNLVRMLQTFFAYQEANISAWHAAVSEFRETVPELGEKLAALIETERQNNPHFREAFSNFHQQCQASINPNLAIAAVEEMLIQHLLTERIFATVFKNRDFTRRNIIARDIEKVVDVLTEHALNRDQFLQSLDPFYVAIEKTAATITDFSQKQGFLNAVYEQFFQGFSVKVADTHGIVYTPQPIVDFMVKSVEHILQTEFNRSLSESGVNIIDPFVGTGNFIVRVMQELDPISLERKYTANPPELQCNEVMLLPYYIASLNIEQQFYAATHRYAPYEGICLVDTFEMAEERQIQMFTPANTERVEKQKQTPMFVIIGNPPYNAGQVNENDNNKNRHYETMNERIADTYAKDSKATLRNKLYDPYVKAIRWALDRIGDEGVVAFVTNNSFLDGVAFDGMRKHLAEDCDAIYILDLGGNARKGLKVSDANVFGIRVGVSINLFVKNKRHLSKSPRIFYYCTDDLWNRKQKFDFLNEREHAGRIEWQNIQPDARYTWLTEGLYAEFDTFIPMGSKAAKMVKDDPTDVIFKTYSNGVKTNRDAWAYNFDRNTLITNVDRMNETYNAEVARWTQRKDRNVDLDNFVVSEDTQIKWSRDLKVKLERGTTSEYTEHKVRTALYRPFTKSNLYFDRTMNDVVAVFPSIFPTLYTETENRVIWLKVGKEWPMFGLMVNQLPDQLPQGGSQCFPFYTYDEDGTNRQENITDWALTQFRTHYQDNTITKWDIFHYNYGILHHPDYREKYAANLKRDLPHIPFVNDFWEFAKAGARLSDLHVNYESQPEYSDLKFIQNQEVPLDWRVEKMKLSKDKASLVYNNFLTISGIPTKTFGYRLGTRSALEWVIDQYRVKTDKRSGIVNNPNRIDDPQYIVKLIAKVITVSLETVDIVNNLPALDIR; this is translated from the coding sequence ATGTCCGATCTGAACATCAAGCCTACGCATAAACCTATCAAGACCTACTACGCCGAACTGGAAAAATACGCGCAACTGGGTGAAGAAAACGAAGGCACCGTCCGTGCCGCATTCCAAAATCTCCTTCAACACTATTGCCACCAATCCGATTTTACACTGCTCTGTGAAAAGACACGCGCTGCAGATGATACAACGACCCAAGGCGGTTACAGACACATCCGACCGGATGGTGAAGTCGTCGATGCCTTCGGACTGCCACACGGCTATTGGGAAGCGAAAGATACACAAGACGACCTCCATAGTGAAGCGTCCAAGAAGTTTGCTGCAGGCTATCCGTCAAAAAATATTGTTGTGCAGTCACCGACCCACGCGCTCCTCTATCAGGATGGGCAGCTACAACTCGATGTGGATATCACCGATCCGAGAAACCTTGTCCGTATGCTACAGACTTTCTTCGCGTATCAGGAGGCGAATATTTCGGCATGGCACGCGGCAGTCTCCGAATTCAGAGAGACGGTGCCGGAACTCGGCGAAAAGTTGGCAGCACTCATCGAAACAGAACGTCAAAACAATCCACACTTCCGAGAGGCGTTCAGCAACTTTCATCAGCAGTGCCAAGCCTCCATTAATCCAAACCTCGCAATTGCCGCTGTAGAGGAGATGCTCATTCAACATCTCCTGACAGAGCGAATTTTCGCGACCGTTTTCAAGAACCGCGATTTCACGCGACGTAACATCATTGCCAGAGACATCGAGAAAGTGGTTGATGTGCTGACGGAGCATGCCCTGAATCGTGACCAGTTTCTTCAGAGCTTGGATCCGTTCTACGTTGCGATTGAGAAAACGGCGGCGACTATCACGGATTTCTCACAGAAACAGGGATTCCTCAATGCTGTCTACGAGCAGTTTTTTCAAGGCTTCTCCGTCAAGGTCGCTGATACACACGGTATCGTCTACACACCGCAGCCGATTGTCGACTTTATGGTGAAAAGCGTTGAACATATCCTACAGACCGAGTTTAATCGATCACTCTCAGAAAGCGGCGTGAATATCATTGATCCGTTTGTCGGCACGGGTAACTTCATCGTGCGTGTCATGCAGGAACTCGATCCTATTTCGTTAGAGCGAAAATACACTGCGAATCCGCCGGAACTCCAGTGCAACGAGGTGATGCTGCTGCCCTACTACATCGCCAGTCTCAACATAGAACAACAGTTTTACGCCGCAACGCACCGATACGCTCCGTATGAAGGTATCTGTCTGGTAGATACGTTTGAGATGGCAGAAGAACGACAGATACAGATGTTTACGCCTGCCAATACAGAACGTGTTGAGAAGCAGAAGCAGACACCGATGTTTGTGATTATCGGCAACCCACCTTACAACGCAGGACAAGTCAACGAAAACGACAACAACAAGAATCGGCACTATGAGACGATGAACGAACGGATCGCGGACACTTACGCGAAAGACTCCAAAGCGACCCTGAGAAATAAACTTTACGATCCGTATGTCAAAGCCATCCGATGGGCTTTGGATAGAATTGGCGATGAGGGAGTTGTCGCCTTCGTAACGAACAACAGTTTCCTTGACGGAGTTGCATTTGACGGCATGCGGAAACATCTCGCTGAGGATTGTGACGCGATTTATATTCTGGATTTAGGAGGAAATGCCCGGAAAGGATTGAAGGTCTCCGATGCGAATGTGTTTGGGATTCGTGTCGGTGTGAGTATCAACCTGTTCGTGAAGAATAAGCGGCATCTGTCCAAATCACCTCGTATTTTTTACTACTGTACAGATGATTTGTGGAACAGGAAACAGAAGTTCGATTTTCTAAATGAACGGGAGCACGCAGGCAGAATTGAATGGCAAAACATTCAACCGGATGCGCGATATACGTGGCTTACCGAAGGGCTCTATGCCGAATTTGACACCTTTATTCCGATGGGAAGTAAGGCAGCAAAGATGGTAAAAGATGATCCTACAGATGTGATCTTTAAAACCTATAGCAACGGCGTAAAAACCAATCGTGATGCCTGGGCTTACAATTTCGACCGAAACACGCTTATTACGAATGTGGACCGCATGAATGAAACCTATAACGCTGAGGTCGCCCGCTGGACGCAGCGGAAAGATCGCAATGTTGACCTTGATAACTTTGTGGTTTCCGAGGACACACAGATTAAGTGGAGTCGTGATTTAAAAGTGAAATTAGAGCGAGGCACAACGTCCGAATATACTGAGCACAAGGTAAGAACAGCCCTCTATCGTCCGTTTACAAAATCCAACCTCTACTTTGACCGAACAATGAATGATGTAGTTGCCGTATTTCCATCTATTTTTCCCACGCTTTATACAGAAACGGAAAATCGGGTGATATGGCTTAAAGTTGGCAAAGAGTGGCCGATGTTTGGACTGATGGTCAACCAATTACCCGATCAGTTGCCACAGGGAGGTTCTCAATGCTTTCCCTTCTACACCTACGACGAGGATGGCACAAACCGCCAAGAAAACATCACCGATTGGGCATTGACACAGTTCCGAACCCACTATCAAGACAATACCATCACCAAGTGGGACATCTTCCACTACAACTACGGCATCCTACACCATCCCGACTACCGTGAGAAGTATGCCGCCAACCTCAAACGCGATCTCCCGCATATCCCCTTCGTCAATGATTTCTGGGAATTTGCGAAGGCAGGTGCGCGGCTATCAGATCTCCACGTCAACTACGAATCCCAACCTGAATATAGCGATCTCAAATTCATTCAGAACCAGGAAGTCCCGCTCGATTGGCGCGTTGAGAAAATGAAACTCTCAAAAGACAAAGCCTCGCTTGTCTATAACAACTTCCTAACGATCTCGGGTATTCCCACAAAGACTTTCGGCTATCGACTTGGCACCCGTTCGGCGTTAGAGTGGGTAATAGACCAGTATCGCGTGAAAACGGATAAACGGAGCGGTATCGTCAACAATCCGAACCGTATCGACGATCCGCAGTATATCGTCAAGTTGATTGCGAAGGTGATAACAGTAAGTTTGGAGACAGTAGACATCGTTAACAACCTGCCAGCGTTAGACATTCGCTAA
- a CDS encoding phytanoyl-CoA dioxygenase family protein: MTSEEKFQVDLQGYLVIKNILTEDEVAEMNAFIDSESSERLRGHGERVSSLWGEPFKSLIDHPKILPYLLELLGPHVRLDHDYTIFMDEGQQGGRLHGGEDGGGPGGPEADHWYKYRDGVMRNGLSVMTYNLADAPEGAGGFACIPGSHKSNFLRDLPSDVQHFERPAHYVVQPPVEAGDVLFFTEALVHGTMPWRAKHQRRSLLYKYSPGHSAWSGEYHDLSKYGELTEQQKRMLLPPSVGRRPYVIDEG, encoded by the coding sequence ATGACCAGCGAAGAAAAATTTCAGGTAGACCTTCAAGGCTATCTCGTCATAAAGAACATCTTGACCGAGGACGAAGTCGCTGAGATGAATGCGTTTATCGATAGCGAATCCAGCGAGAGATTGAGAGGACACGGCGAGCGAGTGTCGAGTCTGTGGGGTGAACCCTTTAAGAGTCTGATTGACCATCCGAAGATTCTTCCGTATCTCCTCGAGTTATTAGGTCCGCACGTCCGTCTCGACCACGATTATACCATCTTTATGGATGAAGGGCAACAAGGCGGTAGATTACACGGCGGTGAAGATGGGGGTGGACCCGGCGGTCCTGAGGCGGATCACTGGTACAAATACCGCGATGGTGTTATGCGCAACGGATTGTCTGTGATGACCTACAATTTGGCAGATGCACCAGAAGGCGCGGGCGGATTCGCCTGTATTCCGGGCAGCCACAAGAGCAATTTCTTGCGGGACTTACCGTCGGATGTGCAGCATTTCGAGCGTCCGGCACACTACGTCGTGCAACCGCCTGTCGAAGCGGGAGATGTGTTGTTCTTCACTGAAGCGCTTGTTCATGGGACGATGCCGTGGCGGGCAAAACATCAACGCCGCTCCCTGCTCTACAAATACAGTCCGGGACACTCCGCATGGTCGGGAGAATATCACGACCTCAGCAAATACGGCGAACTCACGGAACAACAGAAACGGATGCTCCTGCCGCCCTCCGTGGGTAGACGCCCCTACGTCATAGATGAAGGCTAA
- a CDS encoding AAC(3) family N-acetyltransferase gives MQTPYIHEKLTEDFTDLGIEKGDTLFIHSSFKSLGPVEGGAGTVITALEAAVGAEGLILMPTFSLLSSREERVAAWNVNQTPSTVGWLTEFFRQMPDTYRSDHYSHAVAARGRDAKAFVSDHRRREGHESPWDHYPWGKTYGTHSPMFRAYKTNAKLLMIGVDYETSTYIHLVEVIHWNNRLADDPQAEYIRLKRPELGAFWEGLSQLRQGKVGDSMCRLFHIETYVDTLLAEVERNPEPYVI, from the coding sequence ATGCAAACACCTTATATCCACGAAAAACTCACCGAAGATTTTACCGACCTCGGCATTGAAAAAGGAGATACACTCTTTATCCATTCATCTTTCAAGAGTCTCGGACCTGTCGAAGGTGGAGCAGGGACAGTCATCACGGCATTAGAAGCGGCAGTCGGGGCGGAAGGACTGATTCTGATGCCGACCTTCAGCCTTTTATCGAGTCGGGAAGAGCGTGTCGCAGCATGGAATGTCAACCAGACGCCGTCCACAGTCGGTTGGCTGACAGAATTTTTTCGACAGATGCCCGACACCTATCGCTCTGACCACTATTCGCACGCCGTTGCCGCTCGCGGGAGAGATGCAAAGGCGTTTGTGTCTGATCACCGTCGCCGCGAAGGCCACGAATCACCGTGGGATCATTACCCGTGGGGAAAGACTTACGGCACGCATTCACCGATGTTCCGTGCCTATAAGACGAACGCTAAACTTCTCATGATCGGTGTCGATTACGAGACCTCGACCTACATCCATCTCGTTGAGGTTATCCATTGGAACAACCGTCTTGCCGACGATCCACAGGCGGAATATATCCGTCTGAAACGACCAGAACTCGGGGCGTTTTGGGAAGGACTCAGTCAGTTGAGACAAGGAAAGGTAGGAGATTCCATGTGTCGGTTGTTCCACATTGAGACGTATGTGGATACGCTTTTGGCAGAGGTCGAGCGCAACCCCGAACCGTATGTCATATAG
- a CDS encoding phosphoadenosine phosphosulfate reductase family protein produces MGQKTRHLLGLSGGKDSSALAVYMRDRVPEMEYFFSDTGKELPETYAFLDRLEALLGKPIVRLNMDSDDSKNRDFDHWLTLYGGLLPSSQVRWCTVNLKIRPFEEYVGEDKAYHYIAIRADEDRVGYKPPQTSSLRNIEPKYPFKEDGITKADVYRILEESGVGLPDYYKWRTRSGCYFCFFQRKSEWVGLLEQHPNLFELAKEYEKSNPETGEQFTWCQGESLEELSDPKRIAQIKANTEKAMASKKTAKPNRRLIDILTDVHDDEDDEEPCLICHK; encoded by the coding sequence ATGGGACAAAAAACACGTCATCTCCTCGGGCTTTCTGGAGGAAAAGATAGCTCTGCCCTTGCAGTTTACATGCGGGACAGGGTGCCAGAGATGGAATACTTCTTTTCCGATACCGGTAAAGAATTGCCAGAGACCTATGCGTTTTTGGACCGGTTAGAAGCACTTCTCGGCAAACCGATTGTGCGCCTCAACATGGATTCCGATGACAGTAAGAACCGAGATTTCGACCACTGGTTGACGCTTTACGGCGGCTTACTGCCATCCTCTCAAGTCCGTTGGTGCACTGTCAACCTCAAAATAAGACCCTTTGAAGAATATGTAGGTGAAGACAAAGCGTATCACTACATCGCCATTCGTGCAGATGAAGATCGCGTTGGCTACAAACCGCCACAGACCTCCTCGCTCCGCAACATCGAACCGAAATACCCCTTTAAAGAAGATGGCATTACTAAAGCGGATGTCTACCGAATTCTGGAGGAAAGTGGAGTCGGTCTACCTGACTATTATAAGTGGCGGACGCGCTCCGGATGTTATTTCTGTTTCTTCCAGCGCAAATCCGAGTGGGTCGGATTATTGGAGCAGCATCCAAATCTCTTCGAACTCGCCAAGGAATACGAGAAATCCAATCCAGAGACAGGTGAACAGTTCACATGGTGCCAAGGCGAAAGTTTAGAGGAGTTGTCGGATCCAAAACGGATAGCACAAATCAAGGCAAACACCGAAAAAGCGATGGCATCCAAGAAAACAGCAAAACCGAATCGCCGTCTGATAGATATCCTCACCGATGTCCATGACGACGAAGATGACGAGGAACCGTGTTTGATTTGTCATAAGTAG